One segment of Ascochyta rabiei chromosome 7, complete sequence DNA contains the following:
- a CDS encoding RNA uridylyltransferase has translation MSQAPANTSGLEDQLRGMILSNATIAGGQTNHDSHPGQYRGRGRGRGGFHRGSGPNPRGGFAHPNNTRGNQAYGMNAASPVTRGGRSDVNNGTGPRYQQSHNHAYAQPRNNGPPPNIAHANQQPANNSQAQPPRALQRPQGGFNQTGQVSRGGGSHQYPRPQYAQNGYQSQPRIDSAAQVQFMEEVVKRELPKVEMTESEISKHSIFRERLEVTMRQAFAGSGIEDIADISLVAFGSLGSGFALPGSDMDLAVVPLWKNPAQADETDIGPRIPRILEKAVLDAKMGGRLLTRTRVPILKVCESPTPVLFTALLEERRKWDELSEEEKYPLAIDPTVPPKTVDEMEMERALKSTYQKQAAKPTSEGSVAAGTVAPALNAPASTAPDETLPVTPHAVSNDASNTPSTNKEHQNRTEKQWHREKVLGPLDFPKNGVGIQCDINFANSLGIHNTHMLRCYSLTDARVRPMVLFVKSWAKRRKINSSYSGTLSSYGWVLMVLHYLVNVASPPVCPNLQHYLPQATDINSLSDRFKDAKKISGYDVRFWRNEEEIVRAAQEGRLTQNRQSLASLLCSFFRYFASQGGHYGRQANFYWTSEVLSLRTPGGILTKQDKGWVSATTIVTAEKKVTNRYLFAIEDPFEIEHNVARTVTHRGIVTIRDEFRRAGRILGAVGRSMEPEGGLFDELIEEAPASTAEVEQPQPEKTEHLGTKTTDQVEAQAL, from the coding sequence ATGAGTCAAGCTCCAGCCAACACCAGCGGCCTTGAGGACCAGCTGCGTGGCATGATACTCAGCAACGCCACCATTGCAGGTGGTCAGACTAACCACGACAGCCATCCTGGCCAATATCGAGGGCGAGGCCGGGGCCGTGGAGGTTTTCATCGCGGCTCTGGTCCGAATCCTCGTGGTGGTTTCGCTCACCCCAACAACACCAGAGGCAATCAAGCATACGGGATGAATGCGGCTTCTCCTGTAACACGCGGTGGGAGGTCTGATGTCAACAATGGCACAGGTCCCCGCTACCAGCAATCGCACAACCACGCCTATGCTCAGCCCAGGAACAACGGACCACCGCCAAACATTGCACATGCCAACCAGCAACCAGCAAACAACAGTCAAGCTCAGCCGCCAAGAGCGCTGCAGCGGCCACAAGGTGGGTTcaatcagacaggacaaGTGTCCAGGGGTGGTGGATCTCATCAATACCCTCGTCCTCAATATGCGCAGAATGGGTACCAGAGCCAGCCAAGAATCGACTCGGCCGCCCAAGTACAGTTCATGGAAGAAGTTGTCAAGCGTGAGCTTCCCAAGGTTGAGATGACTGAGTCTGAAATTTCGAAGCACAGCATATTCAGAGAACGCCTAGAGGTCACCATGCGCCAGGCCTTTGCTGGAAGCGGTATTGAAGACATCGCCGATATTTCTCTAGTTGCCTTTGGCAGTCTCGGTTCAGGTTTTGCTCTGCCCGGCTCTGACATGGATCTTGCCGTAGTCCCGTTATGGAAGAATCCCGCTCAGGCTGACGAGACGGACATCGGTCCGCGGATTCCACGGATTCTCGAAAAGGCGGTGCTAGATGCAAAGATGGGAGGACGTCTGCTCACGCGTACACGTGTGCCGATATTGAAAGTCTGTGAAAGCCCCACCCCTGTGCTCTTCACTGCTCTCTTGGAGGAGCGCAGGAAGTGGGATGAGCTTTctgaagaagagaagtatCCACTAGCAATAGACCCAACAGTGCCGCCAAAGACCGTTGacgagatggagatggagagaGCCTTGAAGTCTACATATCAGAAACAGGCTGCAAAGCCCACAAGTGAAGGCTCGGTGGCGGCTGGAACAGTTGCGCCTGCGTTGAATGCGCCTGCGTCGACCGCTCCGGACGAAACGTTGCCGGTCACTCCGCATGCGGTTTCAAACGATGCTTCAAATACCCCTTCAACCAACAAGGAACACCAGAACCGGACAGAGAAGCAGTGGCATCGCGAGAAAGTTCTAGGTCCCCTCGACTTCCCGAAGAACGGCGTCGGCATTCAGTGCGACATCAACTTCGCGAACTCTCTTGGCATTCACAACACACACATGCTACGTTGTTACTCCCTCACCGATGCTAGAGTTCGGCCTATGGTATTGTTTGTTAAGTCTTGGGCCAAGCGCCGCAAGATCAATAGCTCTTACTCAGGCACATTGTCGTCCTACGGCTGGGTTTTGATGGTTCTCCACTACCTTGTGAACGTTGCATCACCTCCGGTTTGCCCCAACCTGCAACACTACTTGCCCCAAGCAACCGACATCAACTCCCTGTCTGACCGATTCAAGGATGCGAAGAAGATCAGTGGCTATGACGTCCGCTTTTGGCGCAATGAAGAGGAGATTGTTCGAGCGGCACAAGAAGGCCGACTTACACAAAATCGTCAGTCTTTGGCCTCGCTTTTGTGCAGCTTCTTCCGATACTTTGCATCCCAAGGCGGACACTACGGTCGCCAAGCCAATTTTTACTGGACGTCTGAGGTGCTCTCGCTTCGCACACCCGGCGGAATTCTCACCAAGCAGGACAAGGGCTGGGTTAGCGCTACCACCATCGTCACTGCAGAGAAGAAGGTCACAAACCGGTACCTCTTTGCTATTGAGGATCCCTTTGAGATCGAGCACAACGTAGCAAGGACTGTCACCCATCGCGGCATCGTTACAATCCGCGACGAATTCCGCCGCGCTGGGAGAATTCTAGGCGCTGTTGGTAGGAGCATGGAACCTGAGGGAGGTCTTTTTGACGAGCTTATTGAAGAGGCACCGGCATCGACTGCAGAGGTCGAGCAACCCCAGCCTGAGAAGACGGAGCATCTCGGAACCAAGACGACTGATCAAGTCGAGGCTCAAGCATTGTAA